In candidate division TA06 bacterium, the following are encoded in one genomic region:
- a CDS encoding YfhO family protein, which translates to MKKNRNPKPNPVQQIPELPGRDYLNNPWLASGFLFALALVMFNRALLSKFMIFGTDFVTGAYMSRAFAADVITRLHQIPMWYSNVYGGVPYVDAVAGDLFYPTSLLLRLFMPAHQFTAWNYFLHIALAGIGAYLFLRNLKFGGTASLLAGITYMFTGSTASLMYAGHDAKIMVGALLPWLLLFIDKAVAGKKLLWTLCAGLAIGLALLTPHVQMSYYLLLAGFFFALARMYQNFKADKSRLNVIKTLGLGLAMLAVGFSLYAVQALPLQSYLKFSPRGQDKGYQFATSYSMPPEEIVNIVWPEFSGLIDKDSGERPTHWYWGRRDLKLHTEYIGVIPVLLALVGLIYSKRKKLKLFFIFFGAFALIVAFGGFTPLYYLVYYLIPGMSKFRSPAMIFSLFSFAAAVLAAAGVQALMDGHFNKKLFNGLLIGLGAALALGFVFTGAKDGMTSMLSGFAAQGWGAQALWNSYPEMARGFWIAFVILLLGALLVWLLAKRRMPLIWWAAIAGLLIFAELWRVDAKFMKVVSPDDYFSKDEVVQKLERDKSLYRVMPLQVHQQGNYLTLFGFQTVGGEHPNPLRRYNEFVGVSAQRLLPDFHNVLDFNGLNFMSILGAKYLLMRQPLNHPDFALYDSCYGGQVRIYQYKKALPRAWLAGNYEVIAEETKILERIKQAGFDPARTVILEESPEGVVPANQAQGSVVIDEYQPNQIKISVEALATAIMVFSENHYPAWQAYLDGQPAKIYRADYTFRAVVVPAGRHKIEFKYYSKTFNTGLTVSLISALLVILGIIGLGIREMAVAKRSKTEKTVS; encoded by the coding sequence ATGAAAAAAAATCGAAATCCCAAACCAAACCCGGTCCAGCAGATACCAGAACTACCCGGCAGGGACTACCTCAATAATCCCTGGCTGGCCTCGGGTTTTCTGTTCGCCTTAGCCCTAGTGATGTTTAACCGGGCGTTGTTGTCCAAGTTCATGATCTTTGGCACAGATTTTGTCACCGGGGCCTACATGAGCCGGGCCTTTGCCGCCGATGTCATTACCCGTCTGCACCAGATACCTATGTGGTATTCCAATGTTTACGGAGGTGTGCCTTACGTGGATGCGGTGGCCGGAGATTTATTTTATCCCACCTCGCTGCTTTTGCGGCTGTTTATGCCGGCCCATCAATTCACCGCCTGGAATTATTTTCTTCACATCGCGCTGGCCGGAATAGGCGCCTATCTGTTCCTGCGGAACCTCAAATTCGGCGGAACCGCCTCGCTGCTGGCCGGAATAACCTATATGTTCACCGGCTCCACGGCCAGCCTGATGTACGCCGGCCATGACGCCAAAATCATGGTCGGGGCGCTGCTGCCCTGGCTGCTGCTTTTCATAGACAAGGCCGTGGCCGGCAAAAAGCTTTTATGGACTCTGTGCGCCGGCCTGGCAATCGGCCTGGCCCTGCTTACTCCGCATGTTCAGATGTCGTATTACCTGCTTTTGGCAGGATTCTTTTTTGCCCTGGCCCGGATGTATCAAAATTTCAAAGCAGATAAAAGCCGGCTCAATGTTATCAAAACATTGGGGCTGGGCTTGGCGATGCTGGCGGTCGGCTTTTCCCTTTACGCCGTTCAGGCCCTGCCCCTGCAGTCCTATCTAAAATTCTCTCCCCGGGGCCAGGACAAGGGCTACCAGTTTGCCACCTCGTATTCCATGCCGCCGGAGGAGATAGTCAACATAGTCTGGCCGGAGTTCTCCGGCCTGATCGACAAGGATTCCGGCGAACGTCCCACCCATTGGTACTGGGGCCGGCGCGACCTGAAACTGCACACCGAATATATCGGGGTGATCCCGGTTCTGCTGGCCCTGGTCGGATTGATTTACAGCAAACGGAAAAAACTGAAGCTGTTTTTCATATTTTTCGGGGCCTTTGCTCTGATCGTAGCCTTCGGCGGTTTCACCCCGCTGTATTACCTGGTCTATTATCTGATCCCCGGGATGTCCAAGTTCCGCAGCCCGGCCATGATCTTCAGCCTGTTTTCCTTCGCCGCTGCCGTATTGGCGGCCGCCGGAGTTCAAGCCCTGATGGACGGTCATTTTAATAAAAAACTTTTCAATGGATTGCTGATAGGCCTGGGCGCGGCGCTGGCGCTGGGGTTTGTTTTTACCGGAGCCAAGGACGGAATGACCTCAATGCTTTCCGGTTTTGCGGCTCAGGGCTGGGGCGCCCAGGCCTTGTGGAACAGCTACCCTGAGATGGCCAGGGGATTCTGGATAGCCTTTGTGATCCTGCTGCTGGGGGCTCTGCTGGTTTGGCTGCTGGCCAAACGCAGAATGCCCTTAATCTGGTGGGCGGCGATTGCCGGCCTGCTGATATTTGCCGAGTTGTGGCGGGTGGACGCCAAATTCATGAAGGTGGTATCCCCCGATGATTATTTTTCCAAGGACGAGGTGGTCCAGAAACTAGAACGCGACAAATCGCTTTACCGGGTGATGCCACTGCAGGTCCACCAGCAGGGGAATTATTTGACCCTGTTCGGTTTCCAGACAGTGGGGGGAGAGCATCCCAACCCCCTGCGGCGGTATAACGAATTCGTGGGGGTAAGCGCCCAAAGGCTGCTGCCCGATTTCCACAATGTCCTTGACTTCAACGGGCTGAATTTCATGTCCATCCTGGGTGCAAAATACCTGCTGATGCGGCAACCGTTGAACCATCCCGATTTCGCGCTTTACGATTCCTGTTACGGCGGCCAGGTCAGGATCTACCAGTATAAAAAAGCCCTGCCCCGGGCCTGGCTGGCAGGTAATTACGAAGTAATTGCCGAGGAAACGAAGATCCTGGAACGCATCAAACAGGCCGGCTTTGATCCCGCCCGGACGGTCATATTGGAAGAATCGCCGGAAGGAGTCGTTCCGGCCAACCAAGCGCAAGGAAGCGTTGTCATTGATGAATACCAGCCCAATCAAATAAAAATATCGGTCGAAGCCTTGGCCACGGCCATAATGGTATTCAGCGAAAACCATTACCCGGCCTGGCAGGCGTATCTCGACGGACAGCCCGCTAAAATCTATCGGGCGGATTACACTTTCCGGGCGGTGGTTGTTCCGGCGGGACGGCATAAAATAGAGTTTAAATATTATTCCAAAACATTCAACACGGGTCTGACCGTCAGCCTGATATCCGCGCTGTTGGTAATACTGGGAATAATCGGTTTGGGGATAAGGGAGATGGCCGTAGCGAAAAGATCTAAGACGGAAAAAACCGTATCATAG
- the recF gene encoding DNA replication/repair protein RecF, whose translation MYLKSFKGSGFRNLQTFAVEFSENKNIFYGSNGAGKTNLLEAIYYLCIGRSMRESAEDEDLIRFSDDMFRLEGQMQTQEGELLVESAFNKVEKRCKINNELQLKLSELIGRLPVVSLSPEDDELCKDGPGVRRRFMDLAISQLSRNYLADLQEYRRVLHQRNRLLFDIREERGQVGSLDAWNQQLVACGSRIINKRIQVIDDLKESAGSRYLGIAGGRERLGLRYHLSFKTEPDEPVERTFAKALIANYEFERRRGITMFGPHRDDLEISIGGSRIRSFGSQGQQRTAAISLKLAEAEMLAQQLKEKPILLLDEIFAELDRERGGLLVDQLDTGYQVFIATAKNQEVPKQEGFKKFRFEAGRIVAE comes from the coding sequence ATGTATCTTAAGTCTTTTAAAGGCAGTGGATTCAGAAATTTACAGACTTTTGCCGTAGAGTTCTCGGAAAATAAAAATATATTTTACGGTTCAAACGGCGCTGGTAAAACCAACCTGCTGGAAGCAATCTATTATTTGTGCATCGGGCGCTCGATGCGGGAATCGGCTGAGGATGAAGATTTGATCCGCTTCTCCGACGACATGTTCCGGCTGGAAGGGCAGATGCAGACCCAAGAGGGCGAGTTGCTGGTGGAATCGGCTTTCAACAAGGTGGAAAAGCGCTGTAAGATCAACAATGAACTACAACTCAAGCTATCCGAGCTTATCGGCCGGCTGCCGGTGGTCAGCCTTTCGCCCGAGGACGATGAACTGTGCAAGGACGGCCCCGGGGTGCGCCGGCGCTTCATGGACCTGGCCATCTCCCAGCTGTCCCGCAATTATCTGGCCGATCTCCAGGAATACCGCCGGGTGCTGCACCAGCGCAACCGGCTACTGTTCGATATCCGCGAGGAACGGGGCCAGGTCGGTTCGCTGGATGCCTGGAACCAGCAATTAGTGGCCTGCGGTTCCAGAATAATCAACAAAAGGATTCAGGTGATAGACGACCTCAAAGAATCTGCCGGCAGCAGGTACCTGGGCATCGCCGGTGGTCGGGAAAGGCTGGGGTTGCGTTATCATCTTTCGTTCAAGACCGAGCCCGATGAGCCGGTGGAGCGGACCTTTGCCAAGGCGTTGATCGCCAACTACGAGTTTGAAAGGCGGCGGGGCATTACCATGTTCGGTCCCCACCGCGACGACCTGGAGATATCCATCGGCGGCAGCCGCATCCGCAGCTTCGGCTCCCAGGGGCAGCAGCGCACCGCCGCCATCAGCCTAAAGCTCGCCGAGGCCGAGATGCTGGCCCAGCAGCTCAAAGAAAAGCCAATCTTATTGCTGGACGAGATCTTTGCCGAGCTGGACCGGGAACGGGGCGGGCTTTTGGTGGACCAGCTGGATACGGGATATCAGGTTTTCATCGCCACCGCCAAGAACCAGGAGGTTCCCAAGCAGGAAGGCTTTAAAAAGTTCAGGTTTGAAGCCGGCCGGATAGTGGCGGAGTAA
- a CDS encoding DUF721 domain-containing protein → MAHPNKPESVGPILDRLLKNLEIDKKVGEGQALLIWPEAAGPKMAAKTRPESVFRGRMTVLAQNPAWGQECMFMRIQIRDKLNKMLGREIIKEIVFKVGEVDNSGKQ, encoded by the coding sequence ATGGCCCATCCAAATAAACCGGAATCGGTAGGCCCCATCCTGGACCGGCTCTTGAAGAACCTGGAGATCGACAAAAAGGTGGGCGAGGGCCAGGCCCTGCTGATCTGGCCGGAGGCGGCCGGCCCCAAGATGGCGGCCAAGACCCGGCCGGAATCGGTCTTCCGGGGCCGGATGACGGTGCTGGCCCAGAACCCGGCCTGGGGCCAGGAATGCATGTTTATGAGAATCCAGATCAGGGACAAACTGAACAAGATGCTGGGGCGGGAGATCATCAAGGAGATCGTCTTCAAGGTGGGAGAGGTGGATAATTCTGGCAAACAATGA